From the genome of Pseudomonas putida:
GCTGTAGCCGCCTGGAGTGCCGAGCGCGTAGGTATCCGCGTATTCCCGCTGGGCGGCTTCAACGGCGTGGACAATGGCGAAGACCAGGAGGCGGCCGGCCTGTACCTGATCAAGGAGCTTGCCAAGCGCAACCTCGCCTACCTGCACCTGTCCGAACCGGACTGGGCCGGTGGCAAACCACTGCGTGATGAGTTCCGCGAGGCGATTCGCGCTGCTTATCCAGGGGTGATCATCGCAGCGGGCGCTTATACCGCCGAAAAAGGCGAAGACTTGATTGGCCGTGGTTTGATCGACGCGGTGGCTTTTGGCCGCAGCTTCATCGCCAACCCGGACCTGGTATTACGGTTGCGCGAAAAGGCTCCGCTGAATGAGCACCGGGCGCAGTTCGACTATGCCAATGGGGCGCAGGGGTATACCGATTACCCGACGCTCAAACGCGCCTGAACGACGTACGAAGGGGCGTCCATGTCCTAACGCTGTTCATTTAAGCTCTCCATCGCCCGCATTGGGGCCGCTTTGCGGCCCATCGCGACACAAGGCCGCTCCCACAATGATCGTGAAAGCCCCTATCTACAGGGCAAGAATGGACAATGTGGGCTGGCTTGGTATTGAGTTTGTCGTGGCTGCATTTGCAGGACGTTTCCTCGGATCCAGCGCCCGATCTACTCCGCAAGTTGCACCTCCCCGGCTTCCATTCCCCTCGGGCCAGATACCTTCCTGAAACTCACCGCCTGACCTGGCAGCAAGGTCCTGAACCCTTTCGTTTCAATAGCAGTGAAATGGACGAAGACGTCGTCCGAATCGTCGACGGGGGTGATGAACCCATGGCCTTCGTCATCGTTGAAGCACTTCACCGTTCCCAAAAGCTTTTCAGACATGCCCACCCCCTTCGTTCCTCGCGAGACTGAAGCCATTTCGCTGAATGTTCGTGGTGTTTGCATGAAAGCCGCTACTGGCATTTTTACTAGGTTGGCCATACGCCAGTAATGCTCCCATCGCCGGCCAGCCGACGATAGGAACACAGGGTTCAACCCAGCTCTGCCAGTGCCTGCGCCGCGTAGGCATGCGAACGCAACCGTGCCAGTGGATCGTGGATCCGGCAATCGATCATCAACTCATCCGCGCCAGTCTGTGCAATCAATGACCGCAGCCCTTCCCTGACTCGCTCCGGACCGCCAGCAACGGTGCACGCCATGACCTGATCCAGCACTGCCCGCTCATGCCCTGGCAGCCCTTGGACATAACCTTCCTGGGGCTTGGGCAACAGGCCGAAGCGCCCGACGTGCAAGTCCAGCATCCATTTGCGGTGCGAGCTGGCCTGATAGTCGGCCTCGGCATCGCTGTCGGCGGCGAACAGGTTTACCCCGACCATCACATAGGGCTTGGCCAACTGTTCAGAGGGCTGGAAGTTGGCCCGATAGTGGGCGACGGCCTGCAACAGGTAACGCGGCGCGAAATGCGAAGCGAAGGCATAGGGCAAGCCCAGTTTGGCCGCGAGGTCGGCGCCGAACAGGCTCGAACCTAGGATCCACACCGGAACGTCGTGGCGGCCTGGCACGCCGTGCACCTGGCGCTTGCCATTATCGGCCAGGTAGTCGCGCAACTCGGCGATGTCCTGGGCAAAATCACGTTCCGGTGCCGCACCCCGCAACGCTCGCACGGTCGGGCCGGAGGTACCGGGCGCTCGGCCCAGGCCCAGGTCGATACGACCAGGGTGCAAGGTGTCGAGGGTGCCGAACTGCTCGGCAATCACCAACGGGGCATGATTGGGCAGCATGATGCCACCGGCACCGACACGAATGTGACGGGTGGCATTGGCGATCTCGTTGATCACCAGCGAAGTGGCGGCCGAACCGATGCCGGGCATGTCGTGGTGTTCGGCGATCCAGTAGCGGCTGTAAGCGTGCTGCTCGACGTGGCGGGCGAGCTGGCGGGATTCTTCGATCGCGTCGGCGAAGGTCTTGCCTTCGCCGATCATGACCAGATCCAGTACGGACAGGGCTGTCATGGGGGCTCCAGATGGATTATCAGGGGTGCCAGTTTCCAGGCTCGGCCGTCAGTGATAAACCCTGTATCAGGCCCCAAATACGGTCCTGATAGTCCCCAATCAGACTTCCCAGGGCACACCATGCTCCCAACTGTCGACAAGCAGGTCGATGAACCCTCTCACCCGCGGCGACAAGTGTCGCTTGCTCGGGTACACCACGCGAATCGGGTCCGCAGGCGGACGAAAGCTGTGCAGCACCTCCACCAGCGTCCCCGCGCGCAGGTCGTCGCCTGTGATGTAGGTAGGCAGGTGGATCAGACCGAAACCGGCCCGCGCGCCGTCGAGCATGGCCTCGGAGCTGTCGATATTGAGCCGACCTGGCTCCTCGCACAGGTGCAGCCCCTCGGCGGTGTGGAAGCGCCAGGGCATGGACTTTTCGCCCATCAGAAAAGCGATCTTGTCATGCCCGTAGAGGTCGGCCGGCACTTGCGGCACACCATGCTCGCGCAGGTAATCGGGAGAGGCGCAGGTAACGAACTGCTGCCAGGCGACCGTGCGGGTCAGCAACTGCGAGTCTTCCTTCGGCGCACCAATGCGCACCGCCACATCGACGCCCTCCTCGACCAGATCGACGAAACGGTCGGTGAAGCGGATATCGGCGCGTAGCTCCGGCCACTGCTTGAGGTAGGCATCGAGAATCGGCAGGACATGGCGCTGGCCGAACGACAGCGGCGCAGTCAGGCGCAAGGTACCGGTGGGTTTGCCACGGCGCTGCGCCATGGTGGTTTCGACCTCGTCCAGGTCGTCGAGGATCTGCCGCCAGCGCTCGTAGGCCACCTGCCCTTCGTCTGTCAGGCTTAGCTTGCGCGTGGTGCGATTGAACAAGCGCACCGCCATGCGGGCCTCCAGCCGGGCGATACTCTTGCCCACCGCCGAACGCGTCAGGCCCAGACTCGCCGCCGCCGCGGTGAAACTGCCAGCCTTGGCGGCACTGACGAAGGCGGCGATATCGCCAAAGCGGTTGGGTTCCATTACAGCTCCTGCGAGTCATCGAGACCCGCTTAGATGGGTGCGATCCTCGCCATTGCAAGGCCCAGGCGCGTCTCAGACCAGCAGTTTGATCAATGCCAGATGCCCAGGATAGAAGAAATAGCCCCAGCGCCCGACCTTGGGCACCCACGTCGCCCGGGCCTGGAGCAGCAGGCACCCCACAGGTACGGCCAGCGCCGCAGCACCCAGCGCGCACAGGGTGATAGGTGCCAGGAGGTGCTGGCTGAGCCAACTGTTGGTCAAGTTGCCGGCCATGGCCAACAGGCATGGCAATGTCCAAGCCATACCTCCCTGCCTGCGCGCCAACAGACACGCCGCCGGCAGCAGCACACCGGGCAAACCATACATCAATTGCGGGCTGAACCACGCGGCCAGGGCTGCGCTGGCCAGCCCCAGGCAACGAACGGACCACTGCCGATGGTGAACGCCCTCCGCCACCAGTAGCCCCAGAAGCAGGGTCGGCATCACGCTGAAGGTCGGCGAGCCGTTGTCGAGCCAACGGTAGGGAATCTCCGACAGCAGCGTGAAGGCCAGCATCCAGCCCAGGTAACGCAGACCGCCTGGACTGCCTGACTGCTCGGCCGGATTGCGCCCAAGATTGATCGCGATTGCCAGGCAGAACAGCGGAAACGCCAGGCGGCCGAGGATGAACAGGCCATCGGCGCCAGGCCACAGATAGCGAAGGTGGTCGGCGACCATCGTCACGATCGCGGTCCACTTGACCAGGTCCAGGCCCGCCGAACGCATCTTCAACGCCCTTGTTTCGCGTGGCTGCGGACAAGCCCGGGTTGGTCCTGGCGTGCGGCCCAGGTCGCCAGGGGCAACGGTGGCTGCTGATCGAAGATGCGCTGCCAGATCAACAGCATGTCCTGGCCATTGAACAATCCGCCGCCACGGGGCCAGGCCGTGGGCGTCTGGGCAACCCAGTGTCCCTGCGGATCGCGCTGGGCCATGGCGAAGCGGAAGGTATAGCTGCCGGGAAGGCCCATCCGCAGGTCGGTCACGACCAACGCGTCACCGACCTCGTCATAACGCAGCCAGTCGTCGGTGAACCAACGCAGGCGCTCGTGCAACGGGTTCCCGGCCAATGCG
Proteins encoded in this window:
- a CDS encoding cold-shock protein; protein product: MSEKLLGTVKCFNDDEGHGFITPVDDSDDVFVHFTAIETKGFRTLLPGQAVSFRKVSGPRGMEAGEVQLAE
- a CDS encoding LLM class flavin-dependent oxidoreductase, producing MTALSVLDLVMIGEGKTFADAIEESRQLARHVEQHAYSRYWIAEHHDMPGIGSAATSLVINEIANATRHIRVGAGGIMLPNHAPLVIAEQFGTLDTLHPGRIDLGLGRAPGTSGPTVRALRGAAPERDFAQDIAELRDYLADNGKRQVHGVPGRHDVPVWILGSSLFGADLAAKLGLPYAFASHFAPRYLLQAVAHYRANFQPSEQLAKPYVMVGVNLFAADSDAEADYQASSHRKWMLDLHVGRFGLLPKPQEGYVQGLPGHERAVLDQVMACTVAGGPERVREGLRSLIAQTGADELMIDCRIHDPLARLRSHAYAAQALAELG
- a CDS encoding LysR family transcriptional regulator — translated: MEPNRFGDIAAFVSAAKAGSFTAAAASLGLTRSAVGKSIARLEARMAVRLFNRTTRKLSLTDEGQVAYERWRQILDDLDEVETTMAQRRGKPTGTLRLTAPLSFGQRHVLPILDAYLKQWPELRADIRFTDRFVDLVEEGVDVAVRIGAPKEDSQLLTRTVAWQQFVTCASPDYLREHGVPQVPADLYGHDKIAFLMGEKSMPWRFHTAEGLHLCEEPGRLNIDSSEAMLDGARAGFGLIHLPTYITGDDLRAGTLVEVLHSFRPPADPIRVVYPSKRHLSPRVRGFIDLLVDSWEHGVPWEV
- a CDS encoding TraX family protein, which codes for MRSAGLDLVKWTAIVTMVADHLRYLWPGADGLFILGRLAFPLFCLAIAINLGRNPAEQSGSPGGLRYLGWMLAFTLLSEIPYRWLDNGSPTFSVMPTLLLGLLVAEGVHHRQWSVRCLGLASAALAAWFSPQLMYGLPGVLLPAACLLARRQGGMAWTLPCLLAMAGNLTNSWLSQHLLAPITLCALGAAALAVPVGCLLLQARATWVPKVGRWGYFFYPGHLALIKLLV